The Nitrospirota bacterium genome contains the following window.
GCGCCTCGATAAGGTCCTGGTCGATCGGGGGCTGGTGGCGAGCCGCGAGCGGGCGCGGGCGATGATCATGGAAGGCAAGGTCCTCGTGAACGGCATGCCGGTGACCAAGGCCGGCGCGCTGGTTGCCGCAGACGCCCCGGTCGAGCTCAAGGACGGAGATATCCCCTACGTCAGCCGGGGAGGGCTCAAGCTCGAAGCGGCGATCACCCACTTCTCCATCCCCCTCAAGGACAAGATCGCGATGGATGTCGGCGCTTCCACCGGCGGCTTCACCGACTATATGCTCCGGCATGGCGCTCAGCGGGTCTATTGCGTCGATGTCGGGTACGGGCAGCTTGCGTGGAAGCTGAGGCAGGACCCCCGTGTCGTGCTGCTCGAGAGGACCAATATCCGGCATCTCGAACGCGGGGGGGTCCCCGATGCCGTCGATATCGCGGTCATCGACGTCTCCTTCATCTCCCTCGAAAAAGTAGTGCCGCCTGTTCTTCAGTTCCTCAAAGAGGAGGGTGAAGTAGTGGCGCTCATAAAGCCCCAGTTCGAAGTGGGCAAGGGAGAGGTCGACAAGGGCGGGGTGGTGAAGGACGAGGGGAAACGGGCCAGGGCGGTCGAACGGGTCAGGAGCGCCCTCGAATCGCTCGGGCTCGCCACGGTCGGCATCATTCCCTCGCCGATTCTAGGGCAGAAGGGGAACCGGGAATATCTC
Protein-coding sequences here:
- a CDS encoding TlyA family RNA methyltransferase, which produces MPVTKPAKERLDKVLVDRGLVASRERARAMIMEGKVLVNGMPVTKAGALVAADAPVELKDGDIPYVSRGGLKLEAAITHFSIPLKDKIAMDVGASTGGFTDYMLRHGAQRVYCVDVGYGQLAWKLRQDPRVVLLERTNIRHLERGGVPDAVDIAVIDVSFISLEKVVPPVLQFLKEEGEVVALIKPQFEVGKGEVDKGGVVKDEGKRARAVERVRSALESLGLATVGIIPSPILGQKGNREYLIYSKRTARA